Proteins encoded in a region of the Shewanella polaris genome:
- the rpoH gene encoding RNA polymerase sigma factor RpoH, which yields MTYQTQSMALAVPHNASSLEAYIQSVTSINMLDADTEYDIAKRLQENGDLQAAKQLIMSHLRFVVHVAKGYSGYGLPQADLIQEGNIGLMKAVKRFDPNVGVRLVSFAVHWIKAEIHEYVLKNWRIVKVATTKAQRKLFFNIRKSKKRLGWFSDAEVTMVAENLGVSKADVTEMESRMAAQDPAFDLTNDSDDDHHDFAPALYLEDHSSDVADQVEHADWEADSQTRLLSAIKTLDERSQHILRARWLDDTKVTLQELASTYEVSAERIRQLEKNAMNKLKSCME from the coding sequence ATGACTTATCAAACGCAATCAATGGCTCTAGCTGTTCCGCATAATGCAAGCAGTTTAGAAGCGTATATCCAGTCAGTGACCAGCATCAATATGTTGGACGCCGATACTGAGTATGACATCGCCAAGCGTTTACAAGAAAATGGTGATCTACAAGCTGCAAAGCAATTAATTATGTCGCATCTTCGTTTTGTTGTACATGTGGCGAAAGGTTATTCTGGATACGGTTTACCGCAGGCAGATCTTATTCAAGAAGGTAACATTGGTTTGATGAAAGCGGTTAAACGCTTTGATCCTAATGTCGGTGTTCGTCTTGTGTCTTTTGCAGTGCATTGGATTAAGGCAGAAATTCATGAATACGTGTTGAAAAACTGGCGTATCGTGAAAGTGGCTACCACCAAAGCACAGCGTAAATTATTTTTTAATATCCGTAAGTCTAAAAAGCGTTTAGGTTGGTTCAGCGACGCTGAAGTGACCATGGTGGCTGAAAACCTAGGGGTATCGAAAGCAGATGTAACCGAAATGGAATCTCGAATGGCAGCCCAAGATCCTGCTTTCGATTTAACCAATGACAGCGACGATGATCACCATGATTTTGCCCCAGCATTATATTTAGAAGATCATTCTTCTGATGTGGCAGATCAAGTTGAACACGCCGATTGGGAAGCCGATTCTCAAACACGTTTATTATCAGCAATCAAAACGTTAGACGAACGTAGCCAGCATATATTACGTGCGCGTTGGTTAGATGATACTAAAGTGACTTTGCAGGAGCTCGCATCGACTTATGAAGTCTCTGCTGAGCGAATTAGACAGCTAGAAAAGAATGCCATGAACAAGCTTAAATCTTGTATGGAGTAA
- the menE gene encoding o-succinylbenzoate--CoA ligase, whose protein sequence is MMSPLHQAAITYPDAIAIQVATNDTTTGVSSLKRPVNCTQINYARLSGLVHHLVQQLQAQGVKQGDIVACVSHNNIEMICLYWACIDAGWIFLPLSPRFADLQINQLIERFSLQWLWTDTPKRKATIDHVNWLDIDLAKNVPQPSSHSVEISPYQASNIILTSGSSGTPKAAVHCLMNHVNSAKGSATFIALAASDAWLLSLPLFHIGGLAIIHRCTLAGACIVLRNPQQSLAEQLTNSHITHVSLVPTQAIQILQQYPAALANISALLLGGGVIEPALIETLQRQHINAFTSYGMTEMSSQITTAKANLSGHHGKPLPSRQLTLKEGAIWVKGDCLFLGYLTEQGLTLPLDEHGWFCTNDKGKLDTDGQLSILGRMDNMFICGGENIHPEQLEAVLLTHPNVTQAIVFAVADPIFGYLPAAIIDYGVNSTETLDIEKINGQLCKLVESTLARFKRPRQFFTWPKNVAYSGLKVPRKSIIASIQAQISTS, encoded by the coding sequence ATGATGTCTCCTTTGCATCAAGCTGCGATAACTTATCCAGATGCGATTGCGATTCAAGTCGCCACCAACGACACCACAACGGGTGTCAGTTCGCTAAAACGCCCTGTTAACTGTACTCAAATAAATTACGCCCGCCTAAGTGGTTTAGTCCATCATCTAGTACAACAATTGCAAGCTCAAGGCGTTAAACAGGGTGATATTGTCGCGTGTGTATCACACAATAATATTGAAATGATTTGCCTTTATTGGGCATGCATAGATGCAGGCTGGATATTTTTACCTTTATCACCGCGATTTGCCGATTTACAGATTAATCAGCTTATCGAACGATTTTCACTACAATGGCTCTGGACCGATACACCAAAGCGCAAAGCGACAATTGACCATGTAAATTGGCTAGATATTGATCTAGCTAAAAATGTGCCTCAACCAAGTAGCCATAGTGTTGAGATATCACCCTATCAAGCTTCAAATATTATTCTCACTTCTGGTTCAAGTGGCACGCCTAAAGCTGCGGTACATTGTTTAATGAACCATGTGAACAGTGCCAAAGGATCTGCAACCTTTATTGCTTTAGCAGCATCTGACGCTTGGCTATTATCATTGCCACTGTTTCATATTGGTGGTCTAGCCATTATTCATCGTTGTACACTCGCGGGTGCATGTATTGTACTGCGAAATCCGCAACAATCTTTGGCAGAGCAGCTCACTAACAGTCACATTACCCACGTATCATTAGTGCCAACCCAAGCAATACAGATACTGCAACAGTACCCAGCTGCCTTAGCCAATATAAGCGCGTTATTACTCGGTGGCGGAGTGATAGAACCGGCACTTATTGAGACATTACAACGCCAACATATTAATGCTTTTACCAGCTATGGTATGACAGAAATGAGCTCGCAAATTACCACAGCAAAGGCCAATTTATCAGGCCATCATGGTAAACCTTTACCTTCAAGACAACTGACCTTGAAAGAAGGTGCTATTTGGGTAAAAGGAGATTGCTTATTTTTAGGTTATTTAACCGAGCAAGGATTAACATTACCGTTAGATGAACATGGGTGGTTTTGCACGAATGATAAAGGAAAGTTAGATACAGATGGCCAGCTCAGTATTTTAGGCCGCATGGATAACATGTTTATTTGTGGCGGTGAAAACATTCACCCTGAACAACTTGAAGCCGTTTTACTAACCCACCCTAATGTCACCCAAGCCATTGTGTTTGCAGTAGCCGATCCTATATTTGGTTACTTACCCGCTGCTATTATTGATTATGGTGTAAATTCTACTGAAACTTTGGATATTGAAAAAATTAATGGTCAGCTATGTAAGTTGGTAGAATCGACTCTGGCACGCTTTAAACGACCAAGACAGTTTTTTACTTGGCCAAAAAATGTTGCCTATAGTGGCTTAAAAGTCCCAAGAAAAAGCATTATTGCATCGATTCAAGCCCAAATAAGTACCTCATAA
- the menC gene encoding o-succinylbenzoate synthase, producing the protein MPPSDELTITSCTIYQYHIDLNPSLPVGIQRIDSRKGLVLYIQLNNHQTAWAEIAPLSGLDIDNQAITGFSQESLDEVQSQLQQLLASFIDQPLAILNDIAKQTQLPSLAFSLSLLDAKLTQTLPVRIENPRIQSAVVPLLYDGMSTQVVNQKLLTQSSINSVKIKVAQTSIASEIQFIYQVLAISPHVTLRLDANRGFSLEQAIDFLACLPKNKIEYIEEPCINPSDNPQIFRQLGIKFALDESLNSPKFDLSLALLQPGLGALIIKPMLLGSLEKLQHMINQAHLEGVRCILSSSLEADMGINDLRLVSQALTPDESPGLDTLSAFSQSLLSASCGLTPQLNHKALRQLVHIGQIRDSNKVDEQ; encoded by the coding sequence ATGCCACCTTCAGACGAGTTAACAATAACAAGTTGTACGATTTATCAATATCACATTGATCTCAATCCTAGCTTACCTGTGGGGATACAACGGATTGATTCTCGAAAAGGTTTAGTGCTCTACATCCAACTCAATAACCATCAAACAGCTTGGGCTGAAATCGCGCCACTGTCAGGCTTAGATATTGATAACCAAGCAATAACCGGGTTTAGCCAAGAATCCCTTGATGAGGTGCAATCACAACTGCAACAATTATTAGCCTCTTTTATCGATCAACCCTTGGCGATATTAAATGACATTGCGAAACAAACGCAGTTACCCTCGCTAGCATTTTCCTTAAGCTTATTAGATGCAAAATTGACCCAAACATTGCCAGTTCGGATTGAAAATCCGCGGATTCAATCTGCTGTGGTGCCGTTGCTTTACGATGGTATGTCAACACAAGTCGTCAACCAAAAACTACTGACACAGAGCAGCATCAACAGCGTTAAAATAAAAGTGGCACAGACCAGCATAGCAAGCGAGATCCAATTTATTTATCAGGTACTAGCTATCTCTCCACACGTCACATTACGTTTAGATGCCAATCGTGGTTTTAGTCTTGAGCAGGCCATCGACTTTTTAGCCTGTTTACCAAAAAACAAAATTGAATACATTGAAGAGCCTTGTATTAACCCTAGCGATAACCCCCAAATATTTCGCCAACTAGGGATTAAGTTCGCCTTAGATGAATCCTTAAACTCACCAAAATTTGATCTTAGCTTAGCCTTACTGCAACCCGGATTAGGGGCATTAATCATCAAGCCAATGTTATTGGGTTCGCTAGAAAAATTACAACATATGATTAACCAGGCTCATCTTGAAGGTGTCCGCTGTATATTAAGCTCAAGCTTAGAAGCTGATATGGGCATAAACGACTTACGCTTAGTTAGCCAAGCATTAACTCCAGATGAATCACCAGGCCTTGATACCTTAAGCGCCTTTAGTCAATCATTGCTGTCAGCAAGCTGCGGATTAACGCCGCAATTAAACCATAAAGCATTACGTCAACTGGTCCATATCGGTCAAATACGTGATTCAAACAAGGTAGATGAACAATGA
- the menH gene encoding 2-succinyl-6-hydroxy-2,4-cyclohexadiene-1-carboxylate synthase yields the protein MVKIRRFGQPQLPALLMLHGFLGSKDDWSILMPQLSQYFHCICIDLPGHGGNVDTLDSPGLHQAAELIVNKMHHMGYQQFHLLGYSLGGRIALHIANDFADSLLSITLESAHPGLQDAKQIAARAQSDNLWANKLQHLPLTDFLGLWYQQAVFRDLTEHQKQQLITLRQINDPLRLANCYLTTSLSLQQDCRNVLEKLSCPCHFIYGVDDKKFAQVATDWQATLADTSSSSANLQLHPLHAAGHNIHSLHPQLFTDTLLTLLCLDPIATLKE from the coding sequence ATGGTGAAAATTCGTCGTTTTGGCCAACCACAATTACCGGCATTGTTGATGTTGCATGGTTTTCTAGGCAGCAAAGACGACTGGTCTATTTTGATGCCACAGTTAAGCCAATACTTTCATTGTATTTGTATTGATTTACCTGGTCATGGTGGCAATGTTGACACCCTCGACTCGCCTGGTTTGCACCAAGCAGCTGAGCTAATAGTTAATAAAATGCACCACATGGGCTATCAACAATTCCATTTATTGGGCTACTCACTAGGCGGTCGTATAGCGCTGCATATAGCAAATGACTTTGCAGACTCGCTACTGAGCATCACACTAGAATCAGCTCATCCAGGCTTGCAAGATGCCAAGCAGATAGCAGCTCGAGCCCAAAGCGATAATCTTTGGGCTAACAAACTCCAACATTTACCACTAACAGACTTTCTCGGCCTTTGGTATCAGCAGGCAGTTTTCAGAGACTTAACTGAACATCAAAAACAGCAACTTATTACTTTACGTCAAATAAATGATCCACTTCGTTTAGCAAATTGTTACCTAACAACCTCACTGAGCTTGCAACAAGATTGTCGCAATGTGCTGGAAAAGCTGAGCTGTCCATGTCACTTTATTTATGGTGTTGATGATAAAAAATTCGCCCAAGTCGCGACTGATTGGCAGGCGACACTCGCCGATACTAGTTCTAGTTCAGCAAACTTACAGTTACACCCATTGCATGCTGCTGGACACAATATTCATAGCTTACATCCGCAATTATTTACCGACACCTTACTGACATTATTGTGCTTAGATCCAATAGCGACTCTAAAGGAGTAA
- the menD gene encoding 2-succinyl-5-enolpyruvyl-6-hydroxy-3-cyclohexene-1-carboxylic-acid synthase translates to MQQQTSADMNLLWGQLILEELARLGVKHVCMAPGSRSTPLTLAAASQTQLTRHIHFDERGLGFMALGLAKASNAPVAIITTSGTAVANLYPAIVEAWLTHVPLIVLSGDRPPELIDCGANQAIIQPAIFAQYAKQINLPTPDLGYPANALLSTIDHAVANQHQPVHINCMYREPLYPTELMTLAHVKKTASVTTATYLAPLNQWFENTKPLTHYAGLNRAELPTTDALMRFVHGKGVIVVGTLAPEDNPQQIITLAQKLGWPVLVDAQSQLRQHPGVIGHVDQLLLNPKANKQLEQAERVLVFGGRFISKRLIQFLAQQSWHSYWQVVKHGDRLDQSHQPKSLFQASVQAVCQLPWSRSSQANWALQLLPINESLESLFKQQIDHTTFGEAQVVRTIALAQTDNNILFIGNSLPIRLYDMYAPIATNTPAIYTNRGASGIDGLIATACGVAAGKKAPTTLVIGDISCLHDFNSLALLKQMTQPFVLVILNNDGGNIFNLLPVPNEELRSDFYRLSHGLEFGYGAAMFGLAYRQVDDIESFNEAYQEAFEFNYASVIEVNVSPTQASDQIAQINQWVKQH, encoded by the coding sequence ATGCAACAACAGACCAGCGCCGATATGAATTTGTTATGGGGTCAATTGATCCTCGAAGAACTTGCACGCTTAGGCGTTAAGCATGTATGCATGGCGCCAGGTTCTCGCTCTACTCCGTTAACACTGGCAGCGGCTAGCCAAACCCAACTCACACGTCATATTCATTTTGACGAACGTGGTTTAGGGTTTATGGCCCTTGGATTGGCAAAAGCCAGCAATGCGCCAGTGGCCATTATTACAACGTCAGGCACCGCGGTAGCAAATCTGTATCCGGCTATTGTCGAAGCGTGGTTAACTCATGTGCCCTTGATTGTTTTATCTGGCGATAGACCGCCAGAACTGATTGATTGTGGTGCTAATCAAGCGATAATTCAGCCAGCCATTTTTGCTCAATATGCTAAGCAAATTAACTTACCAACGCCAGATCTCGGTTATCCCGCCAATGCATTATTAAGTACCATCGATCATGCGGTAGCCAATCAACATCAGCCAGTACACATAAACTGTATGTACCGTGAGCCGTTATATCCAACAGAATTGATGACATTAGCCCATGTTAAAAAAACGGCTAGCGTTACCACAGCAACCTATCTTGCACCGTTGAATCAGTGGTTTGAAAATACTAAACCATTGACTCATTATGCGGGCCTTAATAGAGCCGAGTTACCGACTACAGACGCTTTAATGCGTTTTGTTCATGGTAAAGGCGTGATAGTAGTTGGCACCTTAGCCCCTGAAGATAATCCTCAGCAAATTATCACATTAGCCCAAAAACTAGGCTGGCCAGTATTAGTCGACGCGCAGTCGCAGTTACGCCAGCATCCTGGTGTCATCGGCCACGTAGACCAGCTACTGTTAAACCCTAAAGCCAACAAACAGCTTGAACAAGCCGAACGGGTGTTAGTGTTTGGTGGGCGTTTTATTTCCAAACGTTTAATTCAATTTTTGGCCCAACAATCTTGGCATAGCTACTGGCAAGTGGTTAAGCATGGCGATCGCTTAGATCAGAGCCACCAACCTAAATCATTATTTCAAGCCAGTGTGCAGGCAGTTTGCCAATTACCTTGGTCGCGCTCATCACAAGCCAACTGGGCACTGCAATTATTACCAATAAATGAATCACTGGAGTCGCTGTTTAAACAACAAATCGACCACACCACTTTCGGTGAAGCTCAAGTCGTGCGCACTATTGCTTTGGCTCAAACAGATAACAACATACTGTTTATTGGTAATAGTTTACCTATTCGGCTTTATGATATGTATGCGCCAATTGCCACCAATACTCCGGCAATTTATACCAATAGGGGTGCATCAGGTATCGACGGTTTAATTGCAACGGCATGTGGTGTTGCGGCAGGCAAAAAAGCACCCACCACTCTTGTTATTGGTGACATATCCTGTTTACATGATTTCAATTCATTGGCACTGTTAAAACAAATGACCCAGCCATTTGTGCTGGTTATTCTCAACAATGACGGCGGTAACATATTTAATTTATTGCCAGTACCGAATGAAGAACTTCGTAGCGACTTTTATCGCTTAAGCCACGGTTTAGAATTTGGTTATGGTGCCGCCATGTTTGGTTTAGCCTATCGCCAAGTCGATGACATTGAATCGTTTAATGAAGCTTATCAGGAAGCTTTTGAATTTAATTATGCCTCAGTGATTGAGGTCAATGTCAGCCCGACACAAGCAAGCGATCAAATAGCTCAAATTAACCAGTGGGTGAAACAGCACTAA
- a CDS encoding Lrp/AsnC family transcriptional regulator: MDKFDKAIISELRLNARQSISFIAQQVNLSRSAVTERIKKLEQTGIIRGYQVLLSESQKQSVSAYFEIQHRCARCAEVIHIFTTIPEIITCQGITGDMDLLVYVHANSMQRLHEIREYIDAQADIIKIKTHVVLSEWINNQP; the protein is encoded by the coding sequence TTGGATAAATTTGATAAAGCGATTATAAGCGAATTACGCCTAAATGCTCGACAGAGTATTTCGTTTATTGCCCAACAAGTAAATTTATCACGCAGTGCAGTCACCGAACGGATTAAAAAACTCGAACAAACAGGCATTATCCGCGGTTATCAGGTATTACTGAGCGAATCGCAAAAACAAAGCGTATCTGCCTATTTTGAAATTCAACATCGTTGTGCTCGGTGCGCTGAAGTTATTCATATTTTTACCACAATACCAGAAATCATTACCTGCCAAGGCATTACTGGTGACATGGATTTATTGGTTTATGTGCATGCCAATTCAATGCAGCGACTGCATGAAATACGAGAGTATATTGATGCTCAAGCTGACATCATCAAAATTAAAACCCATGTCGTATTAAGTGAGTGGATTAACAATCAACCATAA
- the yjeH gene encoding L-methionine/branched-chain amino acid transporter — MNQMTATIGRWQGAGLMATTLLGTGVFILPQMTIEVAGSASLLAWLLLTVAIIPVALVFGLLASRFPHAAGPAYFIEKAFGATAGRTIGLIFLLVIPIGAPAAILMTFQFLDALVSISGIGQLVAELVIVAVLLLLNIKGIQVSAKLQFALTLLIVAVVAILFGASGLNVDQLENFAHSSHPQFSGVMLAMGIGFWSFLGIEAMTHLASDFRQPQKDLLPAMMMGTVLVGVIYLACTFLLLMVPIEGEGLAMILAFDYFLSNTFLSGYGANIIGILGIASGLATVNVYAASAARLLWSFSKEGILPRYFDKLNPHGVPFRALFAILGAMAIVIVVTFYSKHELEDLIAWSNGVFVIIYLLAMLSAAKLLSKRYLPLVIAGCLFCIGLGIALGTNMIYALVLVLVIAPFMWWQKAHLTRKYLLHNNEG; from the coding sequence ATGAATCAAATGACAGCAACAATAGGGCGTTGGCAAGGTGCTGGTTTAATGGCCACCACTTTGTTAGGAACCGGGGTGTTTATTTTACCGCAAATGACCATTGAAGTAGCGGGTTCAGCCTCGTTATTGGCGTGGCTATTACTCACGGTTGCGATTATCCCCGTTGCATTAGTATTTGGTTTACTTGCGAGTCGGTTCCCACACGCAGCAGGCCCCGCTTACTTTATTGAAAAAGCATTTGGTGCTACGGCGGGAAGAACCATTGGGTTAATCTTTTTATTGGTTATTCCTATTGGTGCGCCAGCAGCCATTTTAATGACTTTTCAATTTTTAGATGCGCTGGTGTCGATTTCTGGGATTGGCCAATTAGTTGCAGAGTTAGTTATTGTCGCGGTACTACTGCTGTTGAATATCAAAGGTATTCAAGTGTCGGCAAAATTACAGTTTGCACTCACTTTGCTGATTGTTGCTGTCGTGGCCATATTGTTCGGTGCCAGTGGATTAAATGTGGATCAGCTAGAAAACTTTGCTCATAGTAGTCACCCACAATTTAGTGGGGTAATGCTGGCAATGGGGATTGGTTTTTGGAGCTTTCTAGGTATAGAGGCCATGACCCATCTTGCCAGTGACTTCCGCCAACCTCAAAAAGACTTGTTACCAGCGATGATGATGGGCACTGTGCTAGTGGGCGTTATTTATTTAGCCTGTACCTTTCTATTACTTATGGTGCCTATTGAAGGTGAAGGCTTAGCGATGATATTGGCATTTGATTATTTCTTATCAAATACTTTTTTAAGCGGGTATGGCGCTAATATTATTGGAATACTGGGCATAGCCAGCGGTTTAGCCACGGTGAACGTGTATGCCGCCAGTGCAGCTCGTTTGTTATGGAGTTTTAGTAAAGAAGGTATTTTGCCACGCTATTTTGATAAGTTAAATCCACACGGTGTACCTTTTAGAGCTTTGTTTGCCATTTTAGGCGCGATGGCAATTGTCATTGTAGTGACCTTTTATAGCAAACATGAATTAGAAGACTTAATCGCGTGGAGTAATGGTGTGTTTGTGATTATTTATTTATTGGCCATGTTGTCAGCAGCTAAGTTACTCAGCAAGCGATATTTACCATTAGTTATTGCAGGTTGTTTGTTTTGCATTGGATTGGGTATCGCACTGGGTACTAATATGATTTATGCACTGGTATTGGTGCTGGTTATTGCCCCTTTTATGTGGTGGCAAAAAGCACATCTCACTCGAAAATATTTGCTGCATAATAACGAGGGTTAA
- a CDS encoding TerB family tellurite resistance protein has product MIAKLKQFLQSHTQESSPEDKQKNLNLAAATLLQEVVYADENLAAAEAALLPEMLINTLGINSEEAITLIEEAKQSRKNATSLFEFTAEINAQFSIDDKQKLLLSMWQLAYSDGELSQYEDQIIRRTADLLHLKHSELIQMRNIAIESND; this is encoded by the coding sequence ATGATCGCCAAACTAAAGCAATTTCTCCAATCTCATACTCAAGAAAGTAGCCCAGAAGATAAACAGAAAAACCTCAACCTTGCTGCCGCAACCCTATTGCAAGAGGTTGTGTATGCCGACGAAAATTTGGCTGCTGCTGAAGCTGCTTTACTGCCTGAAATGCTCATAAACACGTTAGGCATTAACTCAGAAGAAGCGATAACCCTTATAGAAGAGGCAAAACAAAGCCGTAAAAATGCCACATCTCTATTTGAGTTTACCGCCGAGATTAATGCTCAATTTAGCATTGATGATAAACAAAAATTACTACTTTCAATGTGGCAACTAGCGTATTCCGATGGTGAATTGTCGCAATATGAAGACCAAATTATTCGTCGCACAGCTGATTTACTCCACTTAAAGCACAGTGAGCTCATTCAAATGCGCAATATTGCGATTGAATCCAACGATTAA
- a CDS encoding DUF2780 domain-containing protein yields MKLASALPVLVTVLVFSTPASAGWLDSVTEMTKKPVTEQAQTIVQSETTEQSSALVGSVMSQLGLSQNQAEGGLGSLLSLAQTNLGDNDFSQLTSSIPNADSLLAAVPALSSDSGMSGLLSQAGDLGSALQGSAMVYDAFETLGISKEYITPMVDIAKNYLQQSGGDGTVDLLMKGLGSVL; encoded by the coding sequence ATGAAATTAGCATCCGCATTACCGGTACTTGTTACCGTCTTGGTATTTTCTACACCAGCCTCAGCGGGTTGGTTAGACAGCGTGACTGAAATGACTAAAAAACCAGTAACAGAACAAGCTCAAACAATAGTGCAATCTGAAACCACCGAGCAATCAAGTGCCTTAGTAGGCAGCGTCATGTCACAACTTGGTTTGTCTCAAAACCAAGCAGAAGGTGGATTGGGGTCGTTATTGAGTTTAGCCCAAACCAATTTAGGTGATAACGATTTCAGCCAATTAACCAGCAGTATTCCTAATGCAGACAGCTTACTGGCTGCGGTACCGGCATTATCATCAGATAGTGGAATGTCAGGATTATTATCACAAGCGGGTGATTTAGGCTCAGCATTACAAGGCAGCGCCATGGTATATGATGCTTTTGAAACCCTCGGTATTTCAAAAGAATATATTACCCCTATGGTTGATATTGCTAAAAACTATCTACAACAAAGTGGTGGTGATGGCACTGTTGACTTATTAATGAAAGGTTTAGGTTCAGTCTTATAA
- a CDS encoding tetratricopeptide repeat protein translates to MLNDIEFIDGFSTELSDDYRLAKSYVRDIPTQALVYIRSFTHKLAAQLAQLHDITFTSANLYDRIEQLNQQRVIDVAAVRALHRLRTDGNRGAHPEKYHLTQVQLINIAEKSIHHILQLIEKLYQPLRHRTAPHYQFEAFDSYAGRDLCYRAVMQNDPEAQYLVGMSLKAKGVMLQEQERALAQTIDEASSTISKNSTSNASMASEQTSADVFAQAAHWFSLASGQHQTALFEHGVSLLHGYSGKVNSAEGEQFIAQAAEQGVVNAQALLGFFYLVGSDQFEVDLSQAETLLTLAANAENAEAMSNLGVLFYQNQQFEQAYLWVSKAAQTGYPHAQYHLALMLEQGQGCNVDITKSQQWMQEAAEQGQLDAMLRCGSDILHDDAASQQQLETAEHYLHQVIKYGRNVTAMIELSVALADGILGRIDVVQAAYLLQQANLHADDIQRQVIEPLWQSLLMQIESVIALNPTEAELAALQQAKRFLG, encoded by the coding sequence TTGTTAAATGATATTGAGTTTATTGATGGTTTTTCTACTGAGTTGAGTGATGATTACCGTTTAGCTAAAAGCTATGTCCGCGATATTCCTACTCAAGCGCTCGTTTATATTAGGAGTTTTACCCATAAGCTGGCCGCTCAATTGGCTCAACTGCACGATATAACATTTACCTCTGCAAATTTATATGATCGTATCGAACAGCTAAATCAGCAGCGGGTGATTGATGTTGCAGCCGTGCGGGCGTTACACCGTCTCCGCACTGACGGTAATCGCGGCGCCCATCCTGAAAAATATCATTTAACTCAAGTTCAGCTTATTAATATAGCTGAAAAGTCGATTCATCATATTTTGCAGTTAATTGAAAAACTGTATCAACCTTTACGTCATCGCACTGCACCCCATTATCAATTTGAAGCTTTCGACTCATATGCTGGTCGCGACTTATGCTATCGCGCAGTGATGCAGAATGACCCCGAAGCCCAGTATTTAGTTGGTATGTCACTTAAAGCCAAAGGGGTGATGCTGCAAGAGCAGGAACGCGCTTTGGCACAAACCATTGACGAAGCAAGTTCTACAATATCAAAAAACTCAACCTCAAACGCTTCAATGGCAAGCGAGCAAACATCAGCCGATGTATTTGCGCAAGCTGCTCACTGGTTTAGTCTTGCATCAGGGCAACATCAAACTGCATTATTTGAGCATGGTGTGAGCTTATTGCATGGTTATAGCGGTAAGGTCAATTCAGCTGAGGGTGAACAGTTTATTGCACAAGCCGCAGAGCAAGGCGTGGTTAATGCCCAAGCTTTATTGGGTTTCTTCTATCTGGTGGGAAGTGACCAATTCGAGGTTGATCTTAGTCAAGCCGAAACATTACTAACCTTGGCAGCGAACGCTGAAAATGCTGAAGCAATGTCAAATCTTGGGGTATTGTTCTATCAAAACCAGCAATTCGAGCAGGCTTACTTATGGGTAAGCAAAGCAGCACAAACAGGTTATCCTCATGCACAATATCATTTGGCGTTAATGTTGGAGCAAGGTCAAGGTTGTAATGTTGATATAACTAAAAGTCAGCAATGGATGCAAGAAGCCGCAGAGCAAGGTCAATTAGATGCAATGTTACGCTGTGGTAGTGATATTTTGCATGATGACGCTGCCAGTCAGCAACAACTTGAAACGGCTGAACACTATTTACATCAAGTGATTAAGTATGGCCGTAATGTCACCGCAATGATTGAATTGAGTGTGGCTTTAGCTGACGGAATTTTAGGTCGTATTGATGTGGTGCAAGCTGCGTATTTATTACAGCAAGCAAACTTGCATGCTGATGATATTCAACGACAAGTCATCGAACCATTATGGCAGTCGTTATTGATGCAAATTGAGAGTGTGATTGCGCTTAATCCAACAGAAGCGGAATTGGCTGCTTTACAACAAGCTAAACGCTTTCTTGGATAA